One Alphaproteobacteria bacterium genomic window carries:
- the clpB gene encoding ATP-dependent chaperone ClpB, which translates to MHTDRFTESTQRLIRDASSTAQKLTHQYVDPLHILAAGAGDKSSILSQFIHASGCDASDLVKATDLAMQKLPTVTGGSVDQPYASRDAMLLLDSAEALSQKAGDSFLSPDYVFLAMAMGNTAAGKLLQSHGLDVSKLNQLIQQYRQGRAVDSSTADQNMDALNKYARDVTKVAREGKLDPVIGRVEEIRRTVQVLSRRTKNNPLLIGEPGVGKTAIIEGLAQRIVAGDVPDSLRSTRVFALDLGALLAGAKYRGEFEERLKAVLAEVTSASANIILFIDEMHTLVGAGKSDGAMDASNMLKPALARGELHCVGATTLNEYKKYVEKDAALARRFQPVYVGEPTVHETITILRGLKDKYELHHGIRITDGAIVAAAELSNRYITDRFLPDKAIDLMDEASSHIRMQVDSKPDNIDELDRQIVRLRIELESLKNEISQDARSRSQTLEEEIAALAAQSEELTKVWQGEREKIQAEQRLKEDLDRARIALELAQREGDLATASKLMYGIIPDLEKKRLAAEAESHKRLLNEEVKDNDIAAVVSKWTGIPVERMLETEREKLLNMEEALSARVVGQRTPIIALSHAIRRARAGLQDQARPIGSFLFLGPTGVGKTELTKALAEFMFDDPAAMIRVDMSEYMEKHAVARLIGAPPGYVGYEEGGALTEAVRRRPYQVILFDEIEKAHSDVFNVLLQVLDDGRLTDGQGRVVDFTNTVIILTSNLGGDILAQLPETAESDEARGPIMDLVKTRFRPEFINRLDEILIFRRLRRDDMAAIVRIQLQKIEALLLAKGHQLNLTEKAHEVLAKEGYDSVYGARPLRRYIQTHIQNLLATRILQGDLPMKITIDYEKETFVIL; encoded by the coding sequence ATGCACACAGACCGCTTTACCGAGTCAACACAAAGACTTATCCGCGATGCATCATCAACAGCACAAAAATTAACACATCAGTATGTTGATCCTCTGCATATTTTAGCAGCAGGAGCTGGGGATAAATCCTCGATTCTTTCGCAATTTATTCATGCTAGTGGTTGTGATGCGAGCGATCTTGTAAAAGCAACAGACCTTGCTATGCAGAAATTACCCACGGTTACCGGGGGTTCAGTGGATCAACCCTATGCCAGTCGTGATGCAATGCTATTGCTCGATTCCGCAGAGGCACTTTCGCAAAAAGCGGGGGATAGTTTTTTAAGCCCAGACTATGTTTTTCTGGCTATGGCAATGGGAAACACGGCGGCTGGCAAGCTTCTTCAAAGTCATGGTCTTGATGTTTCGAAATTGAATCAACTCATCCAACAGTATCGCCAGGGACGCGCTGTTGACTCATCCACTGCTGACCAGAATATGGATGCATTGAACAAATATGCCCGTGATGTGACCAAGGTTGCCCGTGAAGGAAAGCTTGATCCTGTTATTGGACGGGTTGAAGAAATTCGCCGTACGGTTCAGGTATTATCCCGGCGCACAAAAAATAACCCCCTTTTAATTGGTGAACCAGGCGTGGGAAAGACAGCAATTATTGAAGGTCTTGCGCAACGAATTGTGGCCGGTGATGTTCCTGATAGCCTTCGTAGTACACGTGTTTTTGCCCTAGATTTGGGAGCCCTTCTCGCTGGTGCTAAATATCGTGGGGAGTTTGAAGAACGCCTCAAAGCTGTTTTAGCAGAGGTAACATCAGCATCTGCTAATATTATTCTTTTCATTGATGAGATGCATACCCTGGTTGGTGCAGGCAAGTCTGATGGTGCTATGGATGCATCGAATATGCTAAAACCGGCCCTTGCGCGTGGGGAGTTACACTGTGTAGGAGCAACTACCCTCAATGAGTATAAAAAGTATGTGGAAAAAGATGCTGCCCTAGCGCGGCGGTTTCAACCGGTATACGTGGGAGAGCCTACCGTTCATGAAACGATAACTATTTTACGGGGATTGAAGGATAAATACGAGTTACATCATGGTATTCGCATTACTGATGGCGCGATTGTAGCGGCAGCAGAGCTATCCAATCGCTATATTACGGATCGCTTTTTGCCAGATAAAGCCATAGATCTCATGGATGAAGCCAGCTCACACATTCGTATGCAAGTGGATTCAAAGCCAGATAATATCGATGAGCTTGATAGGCAAATTGTGCGCTTGCGCATTGAGTTGGAATCCTTGAAAAATGAAATATCGCAAGATGCACGTAGTCGCTCACAGACTCTTGAAGAAGAAATTGCTGCACTTGCCGCTCAGTCAGAGGAGCTTACGAAAGTCTGGCAAGGAGAGCGCGAGAAAATTCAGGCCGAGCAACGCCTCAAAGAGGATCTGGATCGAGCCCGTATTGCTCTTGAATTGGCCCAACGTGAAGGTGATTTAGCCACAGCAAGTAAACTCATGTATGGAATAATTCCCGATCTTGAGAAGAAACGTCTTGCAGCTGAGGCAGAAAGTCACAAGCGCTTATTGAACGAAGAAGTGAAAGATAATGATATTGCGGCCGTAGTTTCCAAGTGGACGGGTATTCCCGTTGAGCGCATGCTTGAAACTGAGCGTGAAAAACTTCTCAATATGGAGGAGGCTTTATCTGCACGTGTTGTTGGTCAACGTACTCCCATTATTGCTTTGTCACATGCTATTCGCCGTGCGCGCGCAGGTCTTCAGGATCAAGCCCGCCCGATAGGTTCCTTTCTGTTTCTGGGGCCAACGGGTGTGGGAAAAACGGAACTCACAAAAGCCTTGGCTGAGTTTATGTTTGATGACCCTGCGGCTATGATTCGTGTTGATATGTCTGAGTATATGGAAAAACATGCGGTTGCCCGTCTTATTGGAGCACCTCCAGGTTATGTTGGATATGAGGAAGGAGGTGCCCTTACTGAGGCTGTACGCCGTCGTCCTTATCAGGTAATCTTATTTGATGAAATTGAAAAAGCCCATAGTGACGTCTTCAATGTATTGCTGCAGGTATTAGATGATGGTCGTTTGACAGACGGGCAGGGACGTGTTGTTGACTTTACCAATACTGTGATTATTTTGACATCTAATCTTGGTGGCGATATTTTAGCGCAATTGCCAGAAACAGCCGAGAGTGATGAGGCAAGAGGTCCGATCATGGATTTGGTAAAGACACGCTTTCGCCCTGAGTTTATCAATAGATTAGATGAGATTTTGATTTTTCGTCGTTTGCGTAGAGATGATATGGCAGCAATTGTTCGCATTCAGCTGCAAAAAATTGAAGCATTATTGCTCGCAAAAGGACATCAGTTAAATCTTACAGAAAAAGCACATGAGGTTTTGGCAAAGGAGGGCTATGACTCTGTATATGGGGCGCGGCCGCTGCGTCGTTATATTCAAACGCACATTCAAAATCTCTTGGCAACGCGGATTCTTCAGGGGGATTTGCCTATGAAAATCACCATTGATTATGAGAAAGAAACATTTGTAATCCTCTAA
- the rpiB gene encoding ribose 5-phosphate isomerase B: protein MKVIIGSDHGGFSLKEILRVHLIDQSYDVVDVGTFSKDACDYPDIVTKFGQEFPEKSDYKGILLCGSGQGVCIMANRMEGMRAVLCRTPDDAHMSRRHNDANVCCLGGRVTSSEEAIKIVDIFLTEHFMGGRHARRVAKIDSYLGSVPWTSTPIGIFTVMSVVALSAFAYELVLKEKLYAFFKSLFM, encoded by the coding sequence ATGAAAGTTATTATAGGTTCGGATCATGGGGGATTTTCTCTCAAAGAAATCCTCCGTGTCCATCTTATCGATCAGTCCTATGACGTTGTGGACGTAGGAACTTTTTCGAAAGATGCGTGTGACTATCCTGACATTGTGACTAAGTTTGGGCAGGAATTCCCAGAAAAATCGGATTATAAAGGCATACTTCTGTGTGGATCAGGGCAGGGAGTGTGTATAATGGCTAATCGTATGGAAGGGATGCGTGCAGTATTATGCCGCACGCCGGATGATGCACATATGTCTCGGCGCCATAATGATGCCAATGTGTGTTGTTTGGGAGGACGTGTGACTAGTTCAGAGGAGGCCATCAAAATAGTAGATATTTTTTTGACAGAGCATTTTATGGGTGGCCGTCACGCACGGCGTGTCGCCAAAATTGACTCTTATCTTGGTTCTGTTCCTTGGACTAGTACACCGATTGGTATTTTTACCGTTATGAGTGTAGTTGCATTATCGGCTTTTGCATACGAGCTTGTCTTGAAAGAAAAGTTGTATGCTTTTTTCAAAAGCTTATTTATGTAA
- a CDS encoding sodium-translocating pyrophosphatase — protein MNIYLQLALAASGLALIYGMITTRKVLRAPAGNQSMKEVAQAIQDGAQAFLNRQYKSIALVGVPLTIGLFFILGHYAAIGFMVGAVLSGAAGYAGMNVSVRGNVRTAEAARKGLQPALDIAFQSGAITGFLVVGLGLAGVVGYYAYLKETGVPQRQLLEALISLSFGASLISIFARLGGGIFTKGADVGADLVGKIEAGIPEDDPRNPAVIADNVGDNVGDCAGMAADLFETYAVTMVATMVLAGIFASPADVELLMEYPLMIGAVCIVGSLFGPLAVVLGKSKDIMAALYKGFGVSALVSATLVAGITYYMFPDQLIIGKLSVTPLDLLTCALTGLLVTAALIWITEYYTATRYRPVRSVAKSSETGHATNVIQGLAISMEACALPVLVISAGIIVAYSQAGLYGIAIAATTMLALAGMVVALDAYGPVTDNAGGIAEMAEMPAAVREVTDALDAVGNTTKAVTKGYAIGSAALAALVLFAAYTEDLQHYFPQTSCTFMLQDPYVVVGLFVGGLLPYLFGAMGMMAVGRAGGQVVIEVRRQFSEIKGIMTGKAKPDYSRAVDLLTKAAISEMILPSLLPVLAPIALWSVVYACAGISAAFTALGAMLLGTIVTGIFVAISMTSGGGAWDNAKKYIEDGNHGGKGSDAHKAAITGDTVGDPYKDTAGPAINPMIKIANIVALLMLAVLSRVLEQ, from the coding sequence TGCAAGCGGCTTGGCACTTATCTACGGCATGATCACAACGCGTAAGGTTCTTCGGGCGCCTGCAGGCAATCAATCCATGAAAGAAGTAGCCCAGGCTATTCAGGATGGGGCTCAAGCTTTTCTCAACCGCCAATACAAAAGTATTGCACTTGTGGGAGTGCCTCTAACAATTGGCCTCTTTTTTATTCTTGGTCACTATGCGGCTATTGGTTTTATGGTAGGCGCGGTGCTGTCAGGTGCAGCTGGTTATGCTGGCATGAATGTATCCGTACGGGGCAATGTTCGTACCGCAGAAGCCGCACGCAAGGGCCTGCAGCCAGCACTTGATATTGCCTTTCAAAGTGGCGCTATTACAGGATTTCTTGTTGTTGGGCTTGGGTTGGCTGGTGTTGTGGGATATTATGCCTACCTCAAAGAAACAGGAGTTCCCCAGCGGCAACTCCTTGAGGCGCTTATTTCACTCAGTTTTGGGGCCTCTTTGATTTCAATTTTTGCACGCTTAGGTGGCGGTATTTTTACTAAAGGGGCTGATGTAGGGGCTGATCTTGTAGGGAAAATCGAAGCCGGTATTCCTGAGGATGACCCCAGAAACCCTGCTGTAATTGCCGATAACGTGGGTGACAATGTGGGTGACTGTGCTGGCATGGCTGCTGATTTGTTCGAAACATACGCCGTCACAATGGTTGCAACTATGGTCCTGGCGGGTATTTTTGCCTCGCCAGCTGATGTTGAGTTGTTGATGGAGTACCCACTAATGATTGGCGCTGTGTGTATTGTCGGATCACTTTTTGGTCCCCTTGCTGTTGTTTTAGGTAAAAGCAAGGATATCATGGCCGCTCTTTATAAAGGCTTTGGTGTTAGTGCTCTTGTTTCAGCAACGCTCGTAGCAGGAATCACATACTATATGTTTCCTGATCAACTTATTATTGGTAAGCTTTCCGTTACCCCCTTAGATTTGCTTACATGTGCCTTAACAGGCCTTCTGGTAACTGCCGCACTTATTTGGATTACCGAATACTATACCGCTACACGTTATCGCCCCGTGCGATCTGTTGCAAAATCTTCTGAAACTGGTCACGCGACAAATGTTATTCAAGGACTTGCTATATCGATGGAGGCATGTGCCTTACCCGTGCTTGTTATTTCTGCAGGAATTATTGTTGCTTATAGTCAAGCGGGTCTCTACGGTATTGCCATTGCGGCAACGACTATGCTTGCGCTTGCGGGTATGGTCGTAGCACTTGATGCCTATGGGCCTGTTACAGACAATGCTGGTGGTATTGCGGAAATGGCTGAAATGCCTGCTGCCGTACGTGAAGTCACCGATGCTCTTGATGCTGTTGGAAATACAACCAAGGCTGTCACAAAGGGGTATGCCATTGGTTCTGCTGCCTTAGCAGCGCTTGTCTTGTTTGCAGCCTATACTGAGGACTTACAACACTACTTTCCGCAAACATCCTGCACTTTTATGTTGCAAGACCCGTATGTGGTTGTTGGTCTTTTCGTGGGTGGGCTTCTTCCCTACTTATTTGGCGCAATGGGTATGATGGCTGTAGGCAGAGCCGGTGGACAAGTTGTTATCGAGGTACGTCGCCAGTTTTCTGAAATCAAAGGAATTATGACGGGTAAGGCAAAGCCAGACTATAGCCGTGCCGTGGATCTCCTTACCAAGGCTGCGATTTCAGAGATGATTCTTCCGTCACTTCTTCCTGTTCTTGCGCCTATTGCTTTATGGTCTGTTGTGTATGCGTGTGCCGGAATATCTGCTGCGTTTACAGCGCTGGGTGCCATGCTTCTTGGAACAATCGTAACAGGAATTTTTGTTGCTATTTCCATGACCTCTGGTGGAGGCGCCTGGGACAATGCGAAAAAATACATTGAAGATGGTAACCATGGCGGCAAAGGCTCTGACGCTCATAAAGCAGCAATCACCGGAGATACTGTCGGTGACCCCTATAAAGACACAGCTGGCCCTGCTATTAATCCTATGATTAAAATTGCGAACATTGTAGCTCTTCTTATGCTTGCTGTACTGAGTCGTGTTTTGGAACAGTAA